A genomic window from Lasioglossum baleicum chromosome 7, iyLasBale1, whole genome shotgun sequence includes:
- the Gnpnat gene encoding glucosamine 6-phosphate N-acetyltransferase produces the protein MNNIQGSNVGDTETELFNASILERLPVSQIEGFLIRPLKSGDYDRGFLLLLSQLTEVGMISKDQFLKRFHTMKSTGTYYIVVVEDLSTGKVVASATLVVELKFIHNCGLRGSLQDVVVNNKYRGKHLGKLIVTIIVRLARYLRCYKISLECKDQLIPFYESLDFKCEPNNANSLNLRFSNETAAEQSHL, from the exons ATGAATAATATACAG GGCTCAAATGTTGGCGATACAGAGACAGAATTATTCAATGCAAGTATATTGGAACGATTGCCAGTTTCCCAGATTGAGGGTTTCTTAATTAGACCTTTGAAATCTGGTGATTACGACAGGg GTTTCCTTCTACTGTTATCTCAATTAACTGAAGTTGGAATGATTAGCAAAGACCAGTTTCTAA AACGTTTTCATACGATGAAAAGTACCGGTACCTATTACATAGTCGTGGTAGAAGATTTGAGCACTGGAAAAGTAGTAGCTAGCGCGACATTGGTTGTGGAACTAAAGTTTATTCACAACTGTGGTTTG AGGGGATCTCTGCAAGATGTAGTGGTGAATAACAAATATCGAGGTAAGCACCTAGGGAAGTTAATAGTAACAATAATAGTGCGCTTAGCACGTTACTTGCGATGTTACAAAATATCGTTGGAATGTAAAGATCAGCTGATACCGTTTTACGAGAGTCTAGATTTCAAATGTGAGCCTAATAATGCCAACAGTCTCAACTTGAGATTCTCTAATGAAACAGCTGCAGAACAATCTCACTTATGA
- the Yata gene encoding N-terminal kinase-like protein yata, with protein sequence MWSFFARDPTKDFPYEIGEQVPGLDDKNIWTLYRAKKKGSTGGEDVSVFVFESKNGNEHLLSLARAAVKRLKTLRHPSILAYLDSLETDKMVYLATERVQPLYNRLTRKPESDEESKRELYFSWGIFQITRALNFLNNDGNLRHNNVNLWTVFVNEESGEWKLGGVEYMTTIDAVYSTLPSTFQAYYPPDAIENVKPATKCSVDVWGLGCLIWETYNGSLNTSTQLKNTDKIPKQLQIVYRELTSSNGEGRPNPADVIARCRSNGGFFKNNLVDALLFLEEIQMKESGEKGRFFSQLAARLESFPDGVGRYKILPQLLAAFEFGDAGSAVLPPLLQLGCQLPDAEYQKRVVPCVVKLFASNERATRLRLLQQLERFVDHLQPATVNEAIFPQVARGFLDMNPAIREQTIKSVVHLAPKLDYNNLNVETLRYFAKLQSKDEHGGIRTNTTVCLGKIAQHLHPQIRQKVLIGAFIRGTRDSFPPARTAGILALAATQQYFLLQEVANRILPALCPLTTDVDKGVRDNAFRTIRGFLSKLERVSEDPGLRESMEADVNTATPSLSNAAATWAGWAVTAVTAKFYRSQSDTPKSSNPHNTSRILLNKPASLEQASSSQSSASTTATTSSATSITSLDHDHEHDLQNAANTNSDCDWDCSDADNWGDMEQQPSTISTLGTHNSSPSSHSPKANDQWTNLEEEPEEEAAQAIEDKNESSEVVWEDSEFQPLDDFQPLEQPGNAENALSGNNKLEEARRKREERKLARQRQMEAKRAVKLRTSLTAKRI encoded by the exons ATGTGGTCCTTCTTTGCGCGAGACCCTACCAAAGACTTTCCGTATGAAATCGGCGAACAAGTTCCCGGTTTGGATGACAAAAACATTTGGACACTGTACAGAGCGAAAAAAAAG GGTTCGACAGGCGGCGAAGATGTTTCCGTGTTCGTCTTCGAGTCTAAGAATGGTAACGAGCATCTCCTAAGCTTGGCACGTGCAGCAGTGAAAAGATTGAAGACTCTTCGACATCCTAGTATACTCGCATATCTAGACAGCCTTGAG aCTGATAAAATGGTATATTTAGCAACCGAACGAGTACAGCCTCTGTATAACCGTTTAACTAGAAAACCGGAAAGCGACGAAGAATCGAAAAGGGAGTTGTATTTTTCTTGGGGAATATTTCAAATTACG AGGGCATTAAACTTCTTAAACAATGACGGTAATTTGAGACATAACAATGTCAATTTATGGACAGTTTTTGTAAACGAGGAGAGTGGAGAATGGAAACTAGGAGGTGTTGAATATATGACAACGATAGACGCTGTTTATAGTACCTTGCCATCAACGTTCCAAGCGTATTACCCTCCCGACGCTATAGAAAACGTTAAGCCAGCCACTAAATG cTCGGTTGACGTGTGGGGACTCGGATGCCTGATCTGGGAGACATATAATGGTTCACTGAATACGAGTACACAACTTAAAAACACGGATAAA ATTCCGAAACAATTGCAAATAGTGTATCGGGAATTGACTAGTAGCAACGGAGAAGGAAGACCGAATCCTGCCGATGTGATAGCACGTTGTCGCAGCAATGGAGGATTTTTTAAGAATAACCTTGTAGATGCGCTTCTATTTCTAGAAGAAATTCAAATGAAAGAGAGCGGAGAGAAGGGTCGTTTCTTTTCTCAGCTTGCTGCTCGGTTAGAATCGTTTCCGGACGGCGTTggtagatacaaaattttaccGCAGTTGCTGGCTGCCTTTGAGTTTGGCGATGCCGGAAGCGCTGTGTTACCACCTCTCTTACAACTCGGTTGTCAGCTACCTGACGCAGAGTATCAGAAAAGAGTTGTACCATGCGTAGTAAAACTGTTCGCATCGAACGAGAGGGCAACGAGACTGAGATTGTTACAGCAGTTGGAGAGATTCGTTGACCATTTACAACCAGCAACTGTTAACGAAGCCATCTTTCCACAG GTAGCCAGAGGTTTTTTAGATATGAACCCTGCGATTCGGGAACAAACGATCAAATCCGTTGTACATTTAGCACCGAAACTAGACTATAACAATCTTAACGTGGAAACGTTAAGATATTTTGCTAAACTTCAATCCAAAGATGAACATGGCGGCATACGTACCAATACTACAGTGTGTTTAGGGAAAATTGCTCAACATCTTCATCCTCAAATTAGACAAAAG GTATTGATCGGCGCATTTATAAGAGGTACAAGAGACTCGTTTCCACCGGCTAGAACCGCGGGCATTCTAGCATTGGCAGCGACTCAACAATACTTTTTGCTACAAGAAGTTGCGAATCGTATTTTACCAGCTTTGTGTCCACTCACCACGGACGTGGACAAGGGGGTGAGAGATAACGCGTTTAGAACCATTCGAGGATTTCTGTCGAAGCTCGAAAGAGTATCGGAGGATCCTGGGCTGCGGGAGTCTATGG aGGCGGACGTAAATACGGCAACACCTAGTCTCAGTAATGCGGCAGCCACGTGGGCAGGATGGGCTGTAACAGCAGTCACGGCGAAATTTTATCGCAGTCAATCGGACACGCCAAAATCATCGAATCCTCATAATACATCGAGAATCTTATTAAATAAACCAGCGTCTCTGG AGCAAGCCAGCAGTTCCCAGAGCAGTGCTAGCACAACTGCCACAACAAGTAGCGCGACAAGTATAACGTCATTGGACCACGATCACGAGCATGATCTACAAAATGCTGCGAATACTAATTCAGACTGCGACTGGGACTGTTCGGATGCCGACAACTGGGGTGACATGGAGCAACAACCTTCTACAATCTCCACGCTCGGCACACACAATTCTTCACCGTCGTCGCATTCACCTAAAGCGAACGATCAGTGGACGAACCTAGAGGAGGAACCG GAGGAAGAAGCGGCGCAAGCTATAGAAGACAAGAATGAATCTTCCGAGGTAGTTTGGGAAGACTCGGAATTCCAACCATTGGACGATTTTCAACCGCTAGAACAACCAG GAAACGCCGAAAACGCGCTTAGcggaaataataaattagaaGAAGCTAGAAGGAAACGAGAAGAACGAAAACTAGCCAGACAAAGGCAAATGGAAGCGAAGAGAGCAGTGAAATTAAGAACCAGTCTCACTGCGAAGAGGATCTAA
- the LOC143210444 gene encoding optic atrophy 3 protein homolog, producing MVVGVFPALKLGVLFVRQISKPIAKFLVSQAKNHPVFRTYFIIPPAQFYHWAEVKAKMYVMNLGKPTKVAKLNEAMAIELGANLMGEVIIFSVAGGCLVLEYNRQATKEAKREEARLEQIQKFTDDIEKLNTITSQQKAEIQYLQEAIKSLSNYTKHKLPPKPVIPETSNSTNQLNGIQNTNTSMITQNSEQSLVEKAIVYYQNNVRADKLK from the exons ATGGTAGTGGGTGTTTTTCCGGCTCTCAAATTGGGAGTGTTGTTTGTTAGACAAATTAGTAAACCAATAGCGAAATTTCTTGTTAGTCAAGCGAAAAATCATCCCGTATTTAGAACGTATTTTATCATACCTCCAGCACAGT TTTACCACTGGGCCGAAGTAAAAGCTAAAATGTATGTAATGAATCTTGGTAAACCCACGAAGGTTGCCAAGCTGAACGAAGCTATGGCAATAGAATTAGGAGCGAATCTGATGGGCGAAGTAATCATCTTCAGCGTTGCTGGTGGTTGTTTAGTATTAGAGTATAATCGTCAAGCAACCAAAGAAGCGAAAAGAGAGGAAGCACGTCTCGAACAAATACAAAAATTTACagatgatattgaaaaattgaatacaatCACGTCTCAACAAAAAGCCGAGATACAGTATCTACAAGAAGCTATCAAATCTTTATCGAACTATACAAAACACAAACTACCACCGAAACCCGTAATACCAGAAACCAGCAATTCGACCAATCAGTTGAATGGGATACAAAATACAAACACAAGTATGATAACGCAGAACAGTGAACAATCGTTAGTCGAGAAAGCTATAGTATATTATCAGAACAATGTAAGAGCAGACAAACTCAAGTAA